A DNA window from Trichosurus vulpecula isolate mTriVul1 chromosome 2, mTriVul1.pri, whole genome shotgun sequence contains the following coding sequences:
- the LOC118837423 gene encoding protein C1orf43 homolog — MLVMAFRAVSLEEKIDIQLPKVRDVKYEPQLLKVDDARLLQLDTLGNPHCYNHLYRMKALNAICASEILFHSGWHPCSLMGKNFCSYLLDLQNTSTPFKGVHYEGIDSLLDGYLTA, encoded by the exons ATGCTGGTGATGGCCTTTAGGGCTGTTA GTCTGGAGGAAAAAATTGACATCCAACTACCCAAGGTCCGTGATGTAAAGTATGAGCCCCAGCTTCTTAAAGTGGATGATGCCAGACTTTTGCAGCTGGATACACTAGGAAATCCACATTGCTATAACCACCTATACAGGATGAAAGCATTGAATGCCATTTGTGCCTCTGAGATCTTATTCCATTCAGGTTGGCATCCTTGTTCCCTGATGGGTAAGAACTTCTGCTCCTATCTGTTGGACCTTCAAAACACAAGTACCCCCTTCAAGGGTGTCCACTATGAGGGCATTGATAGCCTGCTAGATGGCTATTTGACAGCTTAA